One Mycolicibacterium pulveris genomic region harbors:
- a CDS encoding glutaredoxin family protein, with amino-acid sequence MTTLSTVSPRGRMAAPSVRPVVVYGRRWCALTQMVRRYLDRSAIPYRYVDLDQHPEVHSQLAWMTGGRVVNPVVDVGGRLLVQPSIGELQWSLRRGGRR; translated from the coding sequence ATGACAACGCTTTCCACGGTTTCTCCGCGCGGTCGCATGGCGGCACCGTCGGTGCGGCCCGTCGTCGTCTACGGCCGACGCTGGTGTGCGCTGACACAGATGGTGCGCCGCTACCTCGACCGCAGCGCGATCCCCTACCGCTACGTCGATCTCGACCAGCACCCGGAGGTCCACTCGCAGCTGGCGTGGATGACCGGGGGCCGGGTGGTCAACCCCGTGGTCGACGTCGGCGGCCGGCTGCTGGTCCAGCCGAGCATCGGAGAGCTGCAGTGGTCGTTGAGGCGAGGCGGGCGACGATGA
- the truB gene encoding tRNA pseudouridine(55) synthase TruB, with amino-acid sequence MSQAGLVIVDKPAGMTSHDVVGRCRRIFGTRKVGHAGTLDPMATGVLVVGIERATKILGLLTSADKSYGATIRLGQTTTTEDAEGEVLQTVSAADVSDAQIESAIAALRGEIDQIPSAVSAVKVGGQRAYKLAREGRPVELAPRRVRIDRFDMLEIRRQDGLVDIDVEVDCSSGTYIRALARDVGATLGVGGHLTALRRTRVGNFGLDEALDLDALADEPRLSYSLDEACLLSFPRRDLTAEEAESASHGRALAPAGIEGIYAATAPDGHVIALLQDRSARTKSVVVLRPATL; translated from the coding sequence ATGAGCCAGGCGGGTCTTGTCATCGTCGACAAGCCGGCGGGAATGACCAGCCACGACGTGGTCGGGCGCTGCCGGCGTATCTTCGGCACCCGCAAGGTCGGGCACGCGGGCACCCTCGATCCGATGGCGACCGGCGTGCTGGTCGTCGGCATCGAGCGCGCCACGAAGATCCTCGGCCTGCTGACGTCGGCCGACAAGTCGTATGGGGCCACGATCCGGCTGGGCCAGACCACGACCACCGAAGACGCCGAAGGCGAAGTGCTGCAAACGGTCTCGGCGGCCGACGTCAGCGACGCCCAGATCGAATCCGCGATCGCCGCGCTGCGCGGCGAGATCGACCAGATCCCGTCGGCGGTCAGCGCGGTCAAGGTCGGCGGTCAGCGCGCCTACAAGCTCGCCCGCGAGGGGCGGCCGGTCGAGTTGGCTCCGCGCCGCGTCAGGATCGACCGGTTCGACATGCTCGAAATCCGCCGCCAAGACGGGCTCGTCGACATCGACGTGGAAGTGGACTGCTCCAGCGGCACCTACATCCGGGCGCTGGCCCGCGACGTCGGCGCCACACTGGGCGTCGGCGGCCACCTCACCGCGCTGCGCCGCACCCGGGTCGGAAACTTCGGGTTGGACGAGGCGCTCGACCTCGACGCCCTCGCCGATGAGCCGCGGCTGTCGTACTCGCTCGACGAAGCCTGCCTGCTGTCGTTTCCGCGCCGTGACCTGACGGCCGAGGAGGCCGAATCCGCCAGCCACGGCCGGGCGTTGGCCCCCGCAGGCATCGAGGGCATCTACGCCGCCACCGCCCCCGACGGACACGTCATCGCGTTGCTGCAGGACCGGTCGGCGCGCACGAAATCCGTCGTCGTGCTGCGCCCGGCGACGCTCTAA
- a CDS encoding M48 family metalloprotease, with amino-acid sequence MRRATNWLKTAALLGLLTAMILLVGQWLGGSAGLVIAGIVSVAFNAVIYFYSDRIALRAMRARPLSRTEAPRLYAMVGDLADQAGQPMPRLFSTHPPVQRRIARLESLARDGRPARSAWIG; translated from the coding sequence GTGCGCCGCGCCACGAACTGGCTGAAGACCGCCGCTCTGCTCGGTTTGCTGACCGCGATGATTCTGCTGGTCGGTCAGTGGTTGGGCGGCAGCGCCGGGCTGGTCATCGCCGGCATCGTTTCGGTTGCGTTCAACGCGGTGATCTACTTCTACAGCGACCGGATCGCGTTGCGGGCGATGCGGGCCCGGCCGTTGAGCCGTACCGAGGCGCCCCGGTTGTATGCCATGGTCGGCGATCTCGCCGATCAGGCGGGTCAGCCGATGCCGCGGCTGTTCTCCACGCACCCGCCGGTGCAGCGGCGCATCGCCCGGCTCGAATCGCTGGCACGCGATGGCCGACCCGCGCGCAGCGCGTGGATCGGCTAA
- a CDS encoding peroxiredoxin, whose translation MSLHSNGFPPALGELEHEFAQLASEIPEGAHKKALSVLHGIVMEMWRSIERDRASAAGTGTTLTTRDIADLWQDAPPMEGAAVNQPLPVGSQAPDFALPDSSGDMVRLSDYRGRPVVLVFYPLDWSPGCSQQLDLYQQEIDEFEARNAQVLGISVDSVYSHGAWAATRGLSIPLLSDFHPKGEVALRYRVWRDGDGFSERAIYVIDPQGRISYRHISPYLHHVPDIYELLGAVDAARADRPERLTA comes from the coding sequence ATGAGCTTGCATAGCAACGGTTTTCCTCCAGCGTTGGGCGAACTCGAGCATGAGTTCGCGCAGTTGGCGTCCGAGATACCCGAGGGTGCGCACAAGAAGGCGTTATCGGTTCTGCACGGCATCGTCATGGAGATGTGGCGCAGCATCGAGCGTGACCGCGCGTCGGCCGCCGGAACGGGCACCACGCTGACGACCCGGGACATCGCAGACCTGTGGCAGGACGCGCCTCCGATGGAGGGTGCGGCCGTCAACCAGCCGCTGCCCGTCGGCAGCCAGGCGCCCGATTTCGCGTTGCCGGACTCCTCCGGCGACATGGTTCGGCTCAGCGACTACCGTGGCCGGCCCGTCGTGCTGGTGTTCTACCCGCTGGACTGGAGCCCGGGTTGCAGCCAGCAGCTCGACCTCTACCAGCAGGAGATCGACGAGTTCGAGGCCAGGAATGCGCAGGTACTCGGCATCTCGGTGGACAGTGTCTACAGCCATGGCGCGTGGGCCGCCACCCGCGGGTTGTCGATCCCGCTGCTGTCGGACTTTCACCCCAAGGGTGAGGTGGCGCTCCGCTACCGGGTGTGGCGTGACGGCGACGGCTTCAGCGAGCGCGCGATCTACGTGATCGACCCGCAGGGGCGGATCTCCTACCGCCACATCTCGCCATACCTGCACCACGTCCCCGACATCTATGAATTACTGGGCGCGGTCGATGCCGCGCGCGCTGACCGCCCCGAGCGGCTGACAGCGTGA
- the pptT gene encoding 4'-phosphopantetheinyl transferase PptT: MTTTATLLSGVLPAAIPELAAAERYDDPAEITPLPEEEPLIARSVAKRRNEFVTVRYCARQALSQLGVGPVPILKGEKGEPRWPDGVVGSLTHCEGFRGAAVAKQGAVRSVGIDAEPHGVLPDGVLDAISLPAERAELAELPAGLHWDRILFCAKEATYKAWFPVTRRWLGFEDAHIVFYVDDSGSAGRFISRILIDPAAESGPPLETLSGRWSVRDGLTLTAVVL, from the coding sequence GACGACCACGGCCACCTTGCTGTCGGGTGTGCTGCCCGCGGCCATCCCCGAGCTCGCCGCCGCCGAACGCTACGACGACCCGGCCGAGATCACGCCGCTGCCCGAAGAGGAGCCGCTGATCGCGAGATCGGTGGCCAAGCGGCGCAACGAGTTCGTCACCGTGCGCTACTGCGCCCGCCAGGCGCTGAGCCAGCTCGGCGTCGGTCCGGTCCCGATCCTCAAGGGGGAGAAGGGCGAACCGCGCTGGCCGGACGGCGTGGTCGGCAGCCTGACCCACTGCGAGGGGTTCCGCGGCGCGGCCGTCGCCAAACAGGGCGCGGTGCGCTCGGTGGGCATCGACGCCGAGCCGCACGGGGTGCTGCCCGACGGCGTGCTCGACGCGATCAGCCTGCCTGCCGAGCGAGCCGAACTGGCCGAACTGCCCGCCGGACTGCACTGGGACCGAATCCTGTTCTGCGCCAAGGAGGCGACCTACAAGGCATGGTTTCCGGTGACCCGCCGCTGGCTGGGCTTCGAAGATGCGCACATCGTGTTCTACGTCGACGACAGCGGCAGCGCAGGCCGATTCATCTCGCGGATTCTCATCGACCCGGCCGCCGAGTCCGGCCCGCCGCTGGAGACGCTGTCGGGCCGCTGGTCGGTGCGCGACGGCCTGACGCTCACCGCCGTCGTCTTATGA
- a CDS encoding DUF6632 domain-containing protein: MASPYKLLQVALGVFGVLAIGLYPLAALWPSGWAWHSGSPHHSDYFMMIVGLYATLGVFALWAARNPRAHVSLIWFVVWSSAVHAVIMAVQSVRSEHHMGHLVGDVPALMLGAIVLAVLVRASGLRVGDDRARHFGAATDSARP; encoded by the coding sequence ATGGCCTCTCCATACAAGCTGCTTCAAGTCGCGCTCGGCGTGTTCGGCGTGCTGGCCATAGGGCTGTATCCGCTGGCCGCACTGTGGCCGTCGGGATGGGCGTGGCATTCCGGTTCGCCCCACCACTCCGACTACTTCATGATGATCGTCGGGCTCTACGCGACGCTCGGTGTCTTCGCGTTGTGGGCGGCGCGAAACCCACGCGCGCACGTCAGCCTGATCTGGTTCGTGGTGTGGTCCAGTGCCGTCCACGCGGTGATCATGGCCGTGCAATCGGTGCGCAGCGAGCATCACATGGGCCATCTGGTGGGCGATGTGCCCGCGCTGATGTTGGGTGCGATCGTGCTGGCGGTGCTCGTGCGGGCCTCCGGTCTCAGAGTCGGCGACGACCGGGCCCGGCACTTCGGTGCCGCTACGGACTCGGCTCGGCCGTGA
- the trxC gene encoding thioredoxin TrxC, whose amino-acid sequence MSDPTAQAVSVITCPECGKGNRVRPTPRGTPRCGNCRKPLPWLVEAGAATFDTELQSSVPVLVDFWAPWCGPCRAVAPALEQLARQRAGRLKVVKLNVDEAPTVASRFGIQGIPLLILHRDGREIARLTGAVPLAQLQSWLDQQLTAEPSP is encoded by the coding sequence ATGAGCGACCCCACGGCACAGGCGGTTTCGGTCATCACCTGCCCCGAGTGCGGCAAGGGCAACCGCGTGCGCCCGACGCCACGCGGAACCCCTCGCTGCGGCAACTGCCGAAAGCCGTTGCCGTGGCTCGTCGAGGCCGGCGCCGCGACCTTCGATACCGAACTGCAGTCGTCGGTGCCGGTGCTGGTGGACTTCTGGGCGCCCTGGTGCGGCCCGTGCCGCGCCGTGGCGCCCGCCCTCGAACAACTCGCCCGCCAGCGCGCCGGCCGCCTCAAAGTGGTCAAGCTCAACGTCGACGAGGCGCCGACAGTGGCCTCCCGCTTCGGCATTCAGGGCATTCCGCTGCTGATCCTTCACCGCGACGGCCGCGAAATCGCCCGGCTCACCGGTGCCGTGCCGCTGGCCCAGCTGCAGAGTTGGCTGGATCAGCAGCTCACGGCCGAGCCGAGTCCGTAG